In Runella sp. SP2, the genomic window TTGGTAATGATGGTACGAGTATCTCCTAAGTTTGACGACAAAGTCGGAATTTGGAGGGCTTTCATAAAAGCACTTACTCGTTCAAAACCACCTTCTAATTCTATCGTGACAATGGCGCCACCTGCGTTCATTTGCGCTTTGGCAAGCTCGTATTGGGCATGACTTGGTAAAAACGGATAGTTAACCTTTTTCACTTCGGGTAATGCCTCCAACGCTTCGGCCAATTGCAATGCGTTTTGGCTGTGTTTTTCCATACGCAATTCTAGCGTTTCGAGGCTTTTGCTCAATGTCCACGCATTAAACGGCGACATCGACGGCCCCGTGTGGCGGCAGAAGAAACGGATAGGAGCGATGTATTCGGCTTTCCCAACCACTACCCCACCCAATACACGGCCTTGCCCATCCATGAATTTGGTAGCTGAGTGAACCACTAAATCGGCGCCAAAATCAATCGGTGTTTGGATGATAGGCGTAGCAAAACAGTTGTCAACGTTGAATATCAAATTGTGTTTTTTGCACAAACGGCCAATCATCGCCAAGTCCACCAATTCCAATCCAGGGTTGGAAGGGGTTTCTAGGTAAACCATGCGGCTGTTGGGCTGTACGGCTGCTTCCCACTGTTCTTCGGTAGCGTCGGCGTCCAAATAGGTATAGGTAATACCCCATTTGGCAAAAATTTGGGTAATAATTTGGTGCGCCGACCCAAACAAGGCACGGCAAGCAATGATATGGTCGCCAGACTTGAGAATACCCGCCATACTTGCGAAAACGGCTGCCATACCTGTAGCGGTGGCGAGGCCATCTTCCGCTCCTTCGAGCATACACACTTTGTCCACAAATTCTTGAACGCTAGGGTTAGAGAAGCGGCTGTAGATATTGCCTTCTTCTGTTTCGTCAAACAATGCCTTACCTTGTTCTGCCGACTCAAATGAAAAACTTGAGGTAAGAAATAGGGGCGTTGAATGTTCGCGGTACTGCGTTTTTTTCGTTTGCGTACGAATCGCTTTCGTCTGACGTTTCATGATTTTCCTTAAAATTAGATCGCAAAATTACACATTATACTATAATATCGCTTTTAAAACTACGCGTAAGCCCAAGAAAATAACCAAACAACCTACAATGACCATCAGCGGTTTACGATTGACTTTGTTGACCAAATAAGCCCCAAGGGGTGCCGCCATGATACCGCCTATCATTAGCCCTAACACCACTTGCCAGCTGTTGATTCCTTCAAAAAGCAAGAAAGTAATGCCACTTGCGAAGGCAACCGCAAATTCGGCGGCATTGACCGAGCCAATGGTGTAGCGAGGGTCACGTCCGCGGCCGATAAGTGTAGAGGTAACGATAGGCCCCCACCCGCCGCCGCCAACGGCGTCCATAAACCCGCCAAAAAGCGCCAATCCTCCTAAACGCTTGGTTGGCTTTTTAACGGTGGTTTTCTTCAACCCTTTGCTGACAATGATGCAGCCAAGCACAACCATGTAGGCGGAGATATACGGCTTAATGAGGTTTCCGTCGATGACGTCTGATAATAAATAAGCGCCTGTTATTGAACCAATTACGCCAGGAATCAAAAGCGTGCGAAAGAGCTTTTTATTGATGTTTTTAAACTTAAAATGTGAAATGGCAGATGCACCCGTGGTAAACATCTCTGACAAGTGAACGCTCGTACTGCTCACAGCTGGCGGTACGCCTAAAGTAAGTAAAAAGGAAGTGGCACTAGCTCCGTAGCCCATTCCTAACGCTCCATCCACGAGCTGGGCGAAAACCCCAACCAACAGGAAAAAAGCAAAGTCAGAATTAAATCCCGCTTTAAAATTCTCGAAAGAAAATTCAGACCCGTGTTTAATGAGGAGATACCCGAGGGTGAGGGTAAGCAATGTGACAGGAATCCCAATCCACATCCACCTTTCGGAGTCGGGTTGGTTTTTTTTTGCTGAAACAGGGGCCGTTTTCGTGGCTGAGTTCATCAGGGTTTTAGGTTAATTCGGTGGTATATCGTAAGTCTCGTAATATCTCGATTAAAGAACTGATACCCATTACTTCGCTGCTGGTACCAGTGTAAATAGCCTAGTTCGAGGGCTAGTTTTTTGCCAAGGCTTTGTTCAAGTCCGATGTAAATTCGGTTTTGATCAAATTGGTTGAGGGTGACGTTCTTGCCCGCATTTACCATCAATTCGTTGGCTATTTTAAGATAGGTGCTATGGTCGGTACTTTGCTTCGACAATAACACAATGGCTTGCGCCCGTAGTCGTATCCTAAAATTGAAATCATAGCCATCTAGCAATTGCTTTCCGTCATTTCTATGAATAAACCGCTCGTCAACTCTTAGCCGCTGAGCCAATACCAGCCGTTTTCCAAAAGGCATTGTTAGGTTTATTTCCTGAAAAGGCCGAAGCTCAGGAACAATCAAATACACCGTTGCGTCAGGACTTTGGGGACTTTGCCGCGAATACGTAAAACCCGCTGCAATGTCAACGTTAGGCAAAACTTTGTAATGAAGATGGCTGTGTATAATCAAGTGATGTTGGGTATTGGCCTGTAAAAACCGACGATTGTCGATTTCGTTGTGCCAAGTCCACCTTGGGTGAAAATTCAACTGATTATAGTAGCGCGTCCAGTACAAAGTTTGACGAGTTACTTCTTTTTGTTGGGCTATCGTTTTATAACCAATTGCTTGAAGAAGAATGAAAATAATAATCCTAATTCCAGATATGGTATATAATCTATATAGACTTTTTCGCATAAATTAAATGCCGCCCTTTCGGAACGGCATGACAAAAGTAGGTGCTCTATTTGAATAGTCCAAAAAAGGGCGTGAAAATCTGATTAAATTCTTACAAAAATCCGATTTTTATACATCCAGTACAAAATTGACCACTCTACAAAAAGAATAAGCCCGCCGCGCACAAGCGGTTCATAGGTCATTCCAAAGGCTTGGTCATAGGTTTTTGAGATGTGAATTTGAATAGAGTGATGAATAAACTCTACTATGGTGTGGGAGATTACGTAGGCCGCAATGGAGTTCATGCCAATCACAATCAGCCAAAAGAAAGCCTTTCGGTAACCCTGAATATCTACCAACCAAAAGAAAGCGGCCAATAAAATAAAGCACCAGCCACCGCTGAACAATACCCAGGTGGGCGTCCAGATGCGTTTTACATTGGGGCAAATACCCAACCAGTTGAGAGTTAAGGCAATGATTAATAAACTGACGCCCATGGCCACAAATTTCAGAGCTTTTTCTTTAGGGGAAGTTTCGTCTTTGAGCCATTGCCCTGCCAATAGCCCCAGCGTCATGGTACCGAGGGTAGGGATAAAACTTAGCGTAGAATAGCCGCCACCGTTACGAATAAAGGGTTTTTCACGTGGGAAAAGGTTCATAAACCATTGGTCAAATGCCCAAGCTGCATTGGTGTTTTTGTTCCAATGAGCCGCCAACCCTTTCAAATTGTGTTCCCAATCGGGCGTAACACCCACGGCCGCGTAGTCAAAACTGGCATCAGGAAGTGGATAAAGGAAAAAAAACAGCCAATAGCCTACTAAAATAGTAGCCAATGCAATCAGCTGGGTACGAACCGACTTGAAGCCAAACCAAAACAAAAATGGGTAACCCATCCCGATTTGCGAAAGGGTATCTTCAAAGGTAAAGTTGGTTTGTTCACGGTGCATGGAGCGCAAAAATACCCCCAAGAAAATAAGAATAAGCGACCGCTGAAGCGTATGGCCAAACATATCGCGGAAAGTTTGGCCTTTAGCCACCCGACTCGCGACGGAATAGGGCAGTGCTACTCCTACCAAGAATGAAAACGACGGCTGGATAAGGTCGTGAAGCGAACAACCCACCCACTCGACGTGGTCTTGGTTAAAGGCTAAAAAAGCCCAAAATGAACTTTCGGGAAGGGCTTTTGAAATATGACCAAATTCGAGGACTTCGGCCATCATCAAGAACATCACAAAGCCACGGTACGCGTCAACAGAAGAAAT contains:
- a CDS encoding PLP-dependent aspartate aminotransferase family protein; amino-acid sequence: MKRQTKAIRTQTKKTQYREHSTPLFLTSSFSFESAEQGKALFDETEEGNIYSRFSNPSVQEFVDKVCMLEGAEDGLATATGMAAVFASMAGILKSGDHIIACRALFGSAHQIITQIFAKWGITYTYLDADATEEQWEAAVQPNSRMVYLETPSNPGLELVDLAMIGRLCKKHNLIFNVDNCFATPIIQTPIDFGADLVVHSATKFMDGQGRVLGGVVVGKAEYIAPIRFFCRHTGPSMSPFNAWTLSKSLETLELRMEKHSQNALQLAEALEALPEVKKVNYPFLPSHAQYELAKAQMNAGGAIVTIELEGGFERVSAFMKALQIPTLSSNLGDTRTIITNPFTTTHSKLKPDEKAALGITEGLIRISVGLESIEDLIEDFSQAAIVSAEVLAEKI
- a CDS encoding sulfite exporter TauE/SafE family protein; the protein is MNSATKTAPVSAKKNQPDSERWMWIGIPVTLLTLTLGYLLIKHGSEFSFENFKAGFNSDFAFFLLVGVFAQLVDGALGMGYGASATSFLLTLGVPPAVSSTSVHLSEMFTTGASAISHFKFKNINKKLFRTLLIPGVIGSITGAYLLSDVIDGNLIKPYISAYMVVLGCIIVSKGLKKTTVKKPTKRLGGLALFGGFMDAVGGGGWGPIVTSTLIGRGRDPRYTIGSVNAAEFAVAFASGITFLLFEGINSWQVVLGLMIGGIMAAPLGAYLVNKVNRKPLMVIVGCLVIFLGLRVVLKAIL
- a CDS encoding DUF2490 domain-containing protein, which gives rise to MRKSLYRLYTISGIRIIIFILLQAIGYKTIAQQKEVTRQTLYWTRYYNQLNFHPRWTWHNEIDNRRFLQANTQHHLIIHSHLHYKVLPNVDIAAGFTYSRQSPQSPDATVYLIVPELRPFQEINLTMPFGKRLVLAQRLRVDERFIHRNDGKQLLDGYDFNFRIRLRAQAIVLLSKQSTDHSTYLKIANELMVNAGKNVTLNQFDQNRIYIGLEQSLGKKLALELGYLHWYQQRSNGYQFFNRDITRLTIYHRINLKP
- a CDS encoding acyltransferase family protein → MAQTIPNRISSVDAYRGFVMFLMMAEVLEFGHISKALPESSFWAFLAFNQDHVEWVGCSLHDLIQPSFSFLVGVALPYSVASRVAKGQTFRDMFGHTLQRSLILIFLGVFLRSMHREQTNFTFEDTLSQIGMGYPFLFWFGFKSVRTQLIALATILVGYWLFFFLYPLPDASFDYAAVGVTPDWEHNLKGLAAHWNKNTNAAWAFDQWFMNLFPREKPFIRNGGGYSTLSFIPTLGTMTLGLLAGQWLKDETSPKEKALKFVAMGVSLLIIALTLNWLGICPNVKRIWTPTWVLFSGGWCFILLAAFFWLVDIQGYRKAFFWLIVIGMNSIAAYVISHTIVEFIHHSIQIHISKTYDQAFGMTYEPLVRGGLILFVEWSILYWMYKNRIFVRI